A portion of the Deltaproteobacteria bacterium genome contains these proteins:
- a CDS encoding sugar phosphate isomerase/epimerase produces the protein MSGEGRLPNPELKILLSTGSLFHFPLERIAEIGAGAGFDGLELILSDPEFLNVGRVLRDTESCHVLSIHAPFRQWALWGGHFKAWKNSVDLAWELGGVRNVTLHPPFFKPGEFSLYWRFATTGDLAAILDVEDSRLLSLENLPWQDRGPFGKDPLAGLAQACLQKGMGMTLDVCHLGVSGRDILDAWQAVPPGLVRNIHFSDTDGLREHLWPGTGRLPLDRFLDRVGNDEYQGFLTLEVSPGAFDAEDDVVRRLGEWVSRAREALELPKA, from the coding sequence TTGAGCGGGGAGGGACGGTTGCCGAATCCAGAATTGAAAATTCTCCTCTCCACCGGAAGCCTCTTTCATTTTCCTCTGGAACGAATAGCCGAGATCGGGGCCGGTGCCGGCTTTGACGGCCTGGAGCTCATTCTGTCGGATCCGGAGTTCCTGAATGTCGGCCGGGTCCTTCGCGACACCGAGTCGTGTCACGTTTTGAGCATCCACGCCCCGTTCCGGCAATGGGCCCTGTGGGGCGGACATTTCAAAGCCTGGAAGAACAGCGTCGATCTGGCCTGGGAACTGGGAGGAGTCAGAAACGTGACTCTGCACCCGCCCTTTTTCAAGCCCGGGGAGTTCTCACTGTATTGGCGTTTCGCCACCACCGGCGACCTGGCCGCCATTCTCGATGTGGAGGATTCCCGCCTTCTGTCCCTGGAGAACCTCCCCTGGCAGGACCGGGGCCCGTTCGGCAAAGACCCCTTGGCCGGGCTGGCCCAGGCATGTCTTCAGAAAGGAATGGGCATGACCCTGGACGTTTGCCATTTGGGCGTCAGCGGTCGGGACATTCTGGACGCGTGGCAGGCCGTACCCCCCGGTCTGGTCCGGAACATCCACTTTTCCGACACGGACGGGTTGCGGGAGCACCTTTGGCCGGGCACCGGGCGCCTGCCGCTGGATCGGTTTCTGGACCGTGTCGGCAATGACGAGTACCAGGGTTTCTTGACCCTCGAGGTCAGTCCGGGGGCCTTTGATGCCGAGGATGACGTGGTCCGGCGGCTTGGCGAATGGGTGTCCCGGGCCAGAGAGGCTCTGGAGTTGCCCAAGGCATGA
- a CDS encoding glycosyltransferase: MVVLAQVARGMIALGQDVRILVWEEPTGASRELLAGLRIDDIRMNPPAADEMFIVPEGWPNALAFGLRAGCQTVIYCQNWSFLFQGLEEGVRWRGLPVDFLAVSDPIAWHLEQVLGKRPFIIRPSIDRGLFHPPVSRPDGPVRIGFMPRKNKALAEQIRRIFEERNPKAQVQWVPIHGLDRSGVAEALRSCHVFLVTGFPEGCPLPPLEAMACGCLCAGFTGFGGWDYMRQMEPDGFSPHGYRPRNVSWGGNGWWVADGDVLGAAKGLERAVARIGCTHVEALEAMLEAYSEASQNREIQAWAKTF; the protein is encoded by the coding sequence ATGGTTGTTTTGGCCCAGGTGGCCAGGGGCATGATCGCGCTGGGCCAGGATGTCCGGATTCTGGTCTGGGAGGAGCCGACAGGAGCCAGCCGGGAGCTTCTGGCCGGGTTGCGTATCGACGACATCAGAATGAACCCGCCCGCGGCCGATGAGATGTTCATTGTCCCCGAAGGCTGGCCCAATGCCCTGGCCTTTGGTCTGCGGGCCGGATGCCAGACCGTGATCTATTGCCAAAACTGGTCCTTTCTTTTCCAGGGGCTTGAGGAAGGCGTTCGCTGGCGGGGGCTGCCCGTTGACTTTTTGGCCGTATCCGACCCCATTGCTTGGCATCTGGAGCAGGTGCTCGGTAAACGTCCTTTCATCATCCGCCCGTCCATCGATCGGGGCCTGTTTCATCCACCGGTATCAAGGCCCGACGGCCCGGTGCGCATCGGCTTCATGCCCCGCAAGAACAAGGCCCTGGCCGAGCAGATCCGGCGGATCTTCGAGGAGCGAAACCCCAAGGCCCAGGTCCAATGGGTCCCCATCCACGGCCTGGACCGCTCTGGCGTGGCCGAGGCCCTGCGGTCTTGCCACGTTTTCCTGGTCACCGGATTCCCCGAGGGCTGCCCTCTGCCACCCCTGGAGGCCATGGCCTGCGGCTGCCTGTGCGCCGGGTTCACCGGCTTTGGCGGATGGGATTACATGCGGCAGATGGAGCCGGACGGTTTTTCCCCTCACGGCTATCGGCCCCGGAATGTTTCCTGGGGCGGCAATGGCTGGTGGGTTGCTGACGGCGACGTACTCGGAGCAGCCAAGGGGCTGGAGAGGGCTGTGGCCCGGATCGGATGTACCCATGTCGAGGCCCTGGAGGCCATGCTCGAAGCGTACAGTGAAGCCAGTCAGAACCGGGAGATACAGGCGTGGGCGAAAACGTTCTGA